The DNA sequence TTTCTTCTTATTCTTCCTGGACAAAGATGATGGGGATCCACCTGTAGGGATCAGAGCGGGGTTTAATTAGGCTGCAGAAAGAAGAACCATGTATAGATAGCAGCTGCCTTTCTGAATCGTGATTTAGAGTTTTATATGTATCTGGTACATCGATTGATGGCTCTAACCTGGTCGATCAGCCGTGCGCAGTTTGGGTCGCCGGACGATCGGATAAGCAGAGTAGAAAGCAGTCGATCCGGTGAGCAGCCGAGCAGGTGTTTTCTGATCTAATCTTGAGGTACAACAGGTATTACATGCATGTACACGTAGGTTTTCTCGCTCGCTTACAACTCCTCCGTCGGATCGGAGTTTCTGgaattggaattcgaattccaattgGCAACGTGCCAAATTATTGGATCCTGGTCCAATCTCTATTTCTATTTCTAAAAATCCAACTCCAATCCCCCGGCGCAACCACCGCGCGCACAATCCATACATAAAATAATTCAAGAATTTTATAGGTAGGTAATCGAAGCACAATATATGGAACGGTCGGAAATTGCCGCCAactagtgatgatgagaatgCACATCCCCGCGCTCCGTTGCCGGCTCAGCGCGCCCTGCCCCGGCGTCGGCGGCCTCGCGCCCCGCCGCGCTCTCTGTGCGTTGTAGGTTGTGCTCGATGAACCGCGCGCCTGCTGCTACGCGGGCATGCTACGCCTCTGTTGTTGatgggcgacggcgacggcggcggcggcgcggtgcTCGATCGTCCGGGAAGGAGGCTTGCTCTCATCCTTTGCGGCCATGCGAGAGGAGAGCACCGTTCCTCTGTTTCTTTTTCCGCTAGAGACGAAGACGACCAACGAGTCAAAGGCTCTGTTTTAGCTTTGATTCGGGAGTAGGCATGTGAAGCGCAAGGGTAGTAGTTGCCAATTTCAAGAGTTTTTTTTATTGAAAACAAATAAATGTAATATacctattttttaaaattttaattggGATACCAATTGGATCTAAAAATATTACTATCTTTGTTTTATATAAGAGTAGTGGGATTTTTTTATATTaataaaaactataaaatattaTAAATAATTGAAATTACGGTCAAGAATGGTCAATGGTAATCAATTTGGTGTCAAAATACTCAGGAAGCCATCAAGAGAGTGGTATAGGGGAAAACAAaaaattattatattttttttagtcTAAAGATATTTAAGTCATTTCGCAGCTCCATAAGCCACCATGAATATGGAGAATGACTTGGGAgtgggaaaaagaaaaaaaaggacagACGAGGCTCGAGTGCGGCGGGCAGGTGGAGTGGTTCGCGTCCGCGCGCCTCTGTGTGTCGTGTGCGCCAAGGCCAAAACTTGCCTAACGGATTGGCTTGGAGCAGTGGGCCCAATACCTGTGTATCGAGATATTCCTCGACGGGACCCATTCAGCCGGATTCATTGGGCCCAGTTCAAGACTGCTGTCGTTTCGCAACTAGCCGTTGAGGAAGAATGGGaatgaaataattaattaaaggaaaCCGCCCTCCAAACCCTCGTGACCGCTCTCTCAGAGTCAGAGCTGCAGCGGCAGCTGCTGCGGGCCTGCTTTCCCTTCCTCTCCGACTCCGACGTGCCCCACGCCACGCCACGCTGCCTCCACTCCACCTCCCTACTAGCCGTTGGAGCCCATTCATTCAttctttcctcttcttcttcttcttcttcacaaggTTGTTCAATGCAGGCCGGCCAGGCAGCAATCTCTAATGCATGCTCTCCTTCTTCCATCTCCGACCAACACTCCTCCCATTTCGTCATCCCAAACCACCACCATGCCGCCGCCCCGGAGGCCTCCACCGCGCCTTCCTAATCGCACCATCGCCGCAGCATCCACGCTCCTCACCCTCCTTTTCCTCTCCCCACCACCCACCTTGGCGCAGCACCACCCGACAGGCGACGGCGTGGTCATCTCGCAAGCGGACTACCAAGGCCTACAAGCAATCAAGCACGACCTCTCCGACCCCTACGGCTTCCTACGCTCCTGGAACGACAGCGGCGTCGCGGCATGCTCCGGCGCGTGGACGGGGATCAAGTGcgtgctcggcaacgtcgtcgccATCACGCTCCCCTGGCGCGGTCTCGGCGGCACGCTCTCCGCGCGCGGGCTAGGCCAGCTCGTCCGCCTACGCCGCCTCAGCCTCCACGACAACGCAGTCGCGGGGCCCATCCCGGCCTCGCTCGGCTTCCTCCCGGACCTCCGCGGCGTCTACCTCTTCAACAACCGCTTCTCCGGCGCCATCCCGCCCTCCATCGGCGGCTGCGTCGCGCTGCAGGCGTTTGATGCCAGTAATAACCGCCTCAGCGGTGCCATCCCGACCGCCGTCGCCAACTCCACCAGGCTCATCCGGCTTAACCTCAGCCGGAATGAGTTCTCCGACACCATCCCCGTCGAGGTCGTCGCGTCCGCGTCGCTAATGTTCCTTGACCTCTCCTACAACAACCTCTCCGGCTCCATCCCCGACGCGTTCGCCGGGTCCGATAAGTCGCCGTCTTCCACCACCTCCAAGCTCagcctcgacgacgacgacagcagcagcagcgacaacAAGGAGGCCATCACCGGGACCTACCAGCTCGTCTTCCTCAGCCTATCGCACAACTCCCTCGACGGGCCCATCCCGGCGTCCCTCACCAAGCTCACAAAACTCCAGCACCTCGACCTCTCCAGGAACACTCTCGCCGGCGAGATCCCGGCCGGGCTCGACAACCTCACCGCCACGCTCCAGTCCTTCAACGTGTCCTACAACAACCTCTCCGGCGCGGCGCCGGCCTCGCTGGCGCGCAAGTTCGGGGAGCCCGCGTTCACGGGGAACGTCCTGCTCTGCGGCTACTCTGCTTCCACGCCCTGCCCGGCGTCCCCGTCCCCCGCGCCGGCGTCGCCCGCGGAGGAACCACCGTCGCGCGGAGGGCGGAAGTTCGGCAGGAAGGCGCTCGTGCTCATCGTCGCTGGGATCGTCGTCGGCGTCCTCGTCCTGCTGCTGCTCTGCTGCCTCCTGCTCTGTTTCCTGGGCAGGAACAAGAGGTCTTCCGGCGGTACTGCCGGGACACGGAGCGGGAAGCAGGCGGCGGGCAAGGAGGCCGGTGGTGCTGGCGCTGGTGCCGCCGCGGCCGGGCGCGGCGAGAAGCCAGGATCCGGTGCAGCGGAGGTGGAGTCCGGCGGGGACGTGGGTGGCAAGCTCGTGCACTTTGATGGGCCGCTGGCGTTCACGGCCGACGACCTGCTGTGCGCCACCGCTGAGATCATGGGGAAGAGCACCTATGGGACGGTGTACAAGGCCACGCTCGAGGACGGCAGCCTGGTGGCCGTCAAGCGCCTCCGGGAGAAGATCACCAAGGGGCACAAGGAGTTCGAGGCCGAGGCGGCGGTGCTGGGGCGGATCCGACACCCCAACCTGCTGGCGCTCAGAGCATACTACCTTGGACCAAAGGGGGAGAAGCTTCTCGTCTTCGACTACATGCCCAACGGCAGCCTCCACTCGTTCTTGCACGGTTGGATTTCTTCTCTGATACTCTGTTCATTCTTCAGTACTGTTCATTTCTGAATTCTGATATACAGTATGGTTCACAAATCGTAGCTCATAGCTAATTCCTTCAGCTAATGTTAAGCAATTCGTACGAGAAATGCTTGGGACACTGCCAATTGAATTGACAGGGGATTTCGCTAAGTATTGGGGAATTTGTATGTCAACAATTCTAGCTTGTTAACTGCTGTGTGCTAGTATGTTTCAGCAAATGCTTGGTCTGGATCTGAACATCTACAGATTCAGTCATTGGAAGACTGGTACAACTGTGATTGTGCTAGCATTGCATTTTCTTTTGATTCTAAGCTAAAAGAATGAAGTGATTTTAGACCTTAACGTCCTAAAAATCCTCTCAGTCAGAGGTTCAGAGCATCAGCAGAAAAGTTCAGTAGTATGCACCGACTGCTGGTGCTACTAGGTTCAGTGAAAACAAAAACATCACTTGTGCAGTTATGGGCCAAACAAATTAAggatatattttatgatttgcTGTCCAAGCAATGAAGTAAAGAGCTTAAATTCATCGCCTCAACATTGTTCTACCGCCTTGTTACTTGAAATATGTTTATAAT is a window from the Sorghum bicolor cultivar BTx623 chromosome 5, Sorghum_bicolor_NCBIv3, whole genome shotgun sequence genome containing:
- the LOC8079975 gene encoding probable leucine-rich repeat receptor-like protein kinase IMK3, with product MHALLLPSPTNTPPISSSQTTTMPPPRRPPPRLPNRTIAAASTLLTLLFLSPPPTLAQHHPTGDGVVISQADYQGLQAIKHDLSDPYGFLRSWNDSGVAACSGAWTGIKCVLGNVVAITLPWRGLGGTLSARGLGQLVRLRRLSLHDNAVAGPIPASLGFLPDLRGVYLFNNRFSGAIPPSIGGCVALQAFDASNNRLSGAIPTAVANSTRLIRLNLSRNEFSDTIPVEVVASASLMFLDLSYNNLSGSIPDAFAGSDKSPSSTTSKLSLDDDDSSSSDNKEAITGTYQLVFLSLSHNSLDGPIPASLTKLTKLQHLDLSRNTLAGEIPAGLDNLTATLQSFNVSYNNLSGAAPASLARKFGEPAFTGNVLLCGYSASTPCPASPSPAPASPAEEPPSRGGRKFGRKALVLIVAGIVVGVLVLLLLCCLLLCFLGRNKRSSGGTAGTRSGKQAAGKEAGGAGAGAAAAGRGEKPGSGAAEVESGGDVGGKLVHFDGPLAFTADDLLCATAEIMGKSTYGTVYKATLEDGSLVAVKRLREKITKGHKEFEAEAAVLGRIRHPNLLALRAYYLGPKGEKLLVFDYMPNGSLHSFLHARAPNTPVDWATRMTIAKGTARGLAYLHDDMSIVHGNLTASNVLLDEQHSPKISDFGLSRLMTTAANSNVLAAAGALGYRAPELSKLKKASAKTDVYSLGVIILELLTGKSPADSTNGMDLPQWVASIVKEEWTSEVFDLELMRDAAAAAGTATGDELMDTLKLALHCVDPAPAVRPEAREVLRQLEQIKPGPEGGAGPSEEGGASHVPAASASASASAGDDE